In Chryseobacterium gleum, a single genomic region encodes these proteins:
- a CDS encoding AraC family transcriptional regulator, whose translation MKSLQFSVPADTNKSIRIQEDIMPNFYPYFHRHTETQIMWIIKGRGTLAIEQNLFNFEAGDIFYLGANQSHVFRGNFEKNEKQKVHSISIFFDPYKKIAAFFDLPEFGELKNFITHSEVGFQIAPKLKTSIGENIAALQKTEGVEQIIDFIRILNHLMQNRHLHIPLSSEKNLPNHISDYDQRIIDAQTFIKKNFTQTKLTLDAIAKEACMTPQAFCRSFKKRTRITYIQYLNELRVQRACRLLTSSNMYSISSVAFNSGFNSLTNFNRVFKSIMKYSPKEYLKHYKEATFDHE comes from the coding sequence ATGAAAAGCCTTCAATTCTCTGTTCCCGCCGACACCAACAAGAGTATCCGAATCCAGGAAGATATTATGCCTAATTTCTATCCTTATTTTCACAGACATACAGAAACACAGATCATGTGGATCATTAAAGGACGTGGAACATTGGCCATAGAGCAGAATCTGTTTAATTTTGAAGCGGGTGACATTTTTTACCTGGGTGCCAATCAATCCCATGTTTTCAGAGGCAATTTTGAAAAAAATGAAAAGCAGAAGGTTCATTCCATCTCTATTTTTTTTGATCCTTATAAAAAGATCGCTGCATTTTTCGATCTCCCGGAATTTGGAGAACTTAAAAATTTCATTACCCATTCAGAGGTTGGTTTCCAGATCGCTCCTAAATTGAAAACAAGTATCGGAGAAAACATTGCGGCATTACAAAAAACAGAAGGAGTAGAGCAGATTATAGATTTTATCAGGATTCTAAACCATCTTATGCAAAACAGGCACCTGCATATTCCTTTGTCTTCAGAAAAGAATCTGCCGAATCATATTTCAGACTATGATCAAAGAATTATAGATGCCCAGACCTTTATTAAGAAGAATTTTACCCAAACTAAACTTACCCTTGATGCTATTGCCAAAGAAGCTTGTATGACGCCTCAGGCATTCTGCAGATCTTTTAAAAAACGAACAAGGATTACCTATATTCAATATCTTAATGAACTCCGCGTACAGCGGGCCTGCAGATTACTGACATCCAGTAACATGTACAGCATTTCTTCTGTAGCTTTTAATAGCGGATTCAACAGCCTTACTAATTTCAACCGGGTTTTTAAATCCATTATGAAATATTCTCCCAAGGAATATCTGAAGCATTATAAAGAAGCTACTTTTGACCACGAATAA
- the mug gene encoding G/U mismatch-specific DNA glycosylase, which translates to MLTDIIANHIEVIFCGINPGLKSSNDGFHFSGRSNRFWKVLHQSGFTPYEIEAVNDISLLDFGYGLTTAVERATSRADELSKEEFEEALKSFTSKIIKYQPKYVAFLGKAAYKAFSKKKEILWGEQPENFCGAKVWVLPNTSGLNRGFTLDSLVTYYKEFYHTVNES; encoded by the coding sequence ATGCTGACAGATATTATTGCCAATCATATCGAGGTTATTTTTTGTGGAATCAATCCGGGATTAAAATCATCCAATGACGGCTTTCATTTTTCCGGAAGAAGTAACCGTTTCTGGAAAGTCCTTCATCAGTCAGGCTTTACTCCTTATGAGATAGAAGCCGTAAATGATATCTCTCTTCTGGATTTCGGATATGGATTAACAACCGCCGTGGAAAGAGCAACTTCCCGTGCTGATGAACTTTCAAAGGAAGAATTTGAAGAAGCCCTTAAAAGTTTCACATCGAAAATAATAAAATATCAGCCTAAATATGTAGCTTTTCTTGGTAAAGCAGCCTACAAAGCCTTTTCTAAAAAGAAAGAAATCCTTTGGGGAGAGCAGCCTGAAAACTTCTGTGGAGCAAAAGTATGGGTTTTACCCAACACCAGTGGCCTGAACCGCGGGTTTACTCTTGACAGTTTGGTCACTTATTATAAGGAGTTTTATCATACTGTAAATGAATCCTGA
- a CDS encoding TlpA family protein disulfide reductase, with protein sequence MSNMKSCFTILFLVFLSVSVDAQKAIEIGKKAPEITMTKADGTAFSLSRLKGKIVLIDFWATWCAPCVEEQPELKALYDTYSDKVKNNQFEILGISLDRNKESWQKAIDRFGISWIQISDLKFWKSPVAKLYEVDELPFNIIIDGQGTILAKNLHGKDLEEFLKKSLLQN encoded by the coding sequence ATGAGTAATATGAAGAGCTGTTTTACAATATTATTTTTGGTGTTTCTTTCCGTTTCCGTTGATGCCCAGAAAGCAATAGAAATAGGAAAAAAAGCACCTGAAATTACGATGACCAAAGCAGATGGAACAGCATTTTCTCTTTCAAGATTAAAAGGGAAAATTGTCCTGATCGATTTCTGGGCAACCTGGTGTGCTCCATGCGTTGAAGAACAGCCTGAGCTGAAAGCATTGTATGATACGTATTCCGATAAGGTGAAGAACAATCAGTTTGAAATTCTCGGGATTTCTTTGGACAGGAATAAAGAAAGCTGGCAGAAAGCAATTGACAGGTTTGGTATCAGCTGGATACAGATCAGCGATTTAAAATTCTGGAAAAGCCCTGTAGCAAAGCTTTATGAAGTGGATGAACTCCCTTTTAATATCATCATTGACGGGCAGGGAACCATTTTAGCTAAGAATCTTCATGGCAAAGATCTGGAAGAATTTTTAAAGAAAAGTTTATTACAGAACTAA
- a CDS encoding aminopeptidase P family protein, giving the protein MFSAQTYQDRRAVLQHNVANGILLFLGNIENPVNFEHNPYYFRQDSTYLYYFGIQEPRIAAIIDIDENKTIIFGDELSIDEIVWMGRQETLKEKSLKSGVQETLPYTELARYISKVQNSGRKVHYLPPYQPSNKILLSDLLGIKIPDLQPSVEMIKAIVKQRSIKEPQEIAQIEQAVNVSNEMHLLAMRLAKPGMKEYEIANAIQYLAANKECQMSYPPIVTINGGILHNHYRLNTLKEGDLFLNDSGAETAMGYAGDLTRTFPVSKAFTTKQKEMYEVVLNAFNNAQQLLKPGVRFKDIHLKAAQHLVEGLIDLGLMKGNAEDAVKNHAHTLFFQCGLGHMMGLDVHDMEDLGEQYIGYTEEEPKDTKTFGLKSLRLGKALESGFVVTVEPGIYMIPELIDMWQAENKNADFINYDKVNEYRNFGGVRVEDDFLVTDNGYRLLGNGLIKTVEEIENYRAEHLA; this is encoded by the coding sequence ATGTTTTCAGCACAAACTTATCAAGATAGAAGAGCCGTACTACAGCATAATGTAGCGAACGGAATTTTATTATTTCTGGGAAATATAGAGAATCCTGTGAATTTTGAGCACAATCCTTATTATTTCCGCCAGGACAGCACCTATTTATATTATTTCGGGATTCAGGAACCCCGCATAGCAGCCATTATTGATATTGATGAAAATAAAACCATCATTTTCGGCGATGAGCTAAGTATAGATGAAATTGTATGGATGGGAAGGCAGGAAACCCTTAAGGAAAAAAGTCTGAAATCCGGTGTTCAGGAAACGTTACCTTACACAGAACTTGCCCGGTATATTTCAAAGGTACAGAATTCAGGCAGAAAGGTGCATTATCTTCCTCCGTATCAGCCTTCCAATAAAATTTTACTGTCGGATCTTCTTGGGATAAAAATTCCGGACCTGCAGCCTTCTGTAGAAATGATCAAAGCTATTGTCAAACAGCGTTCTATTAAAGAGCCTCAGGAAATAGCACAGATAGAACAGGCTGTGAATGTCTCCAATGAAATGCACCTACTGGCCATGCGTCTTGCGAAACCGGGAATGAAAGAATATGAAATTGCCAATGCTATCCAATATCTTGCTGCGAATAAAGAGTGCCAGATGTCCTATCCTCCGATTGTGACAATCAACGGAGGTATCCTGCATAATCATTACCGTCTTAATACTTTAAAAGAGGGAGATCTTTTCCTGAATGATTCCGGAGCAGAAACGGCAATGGGATATGCAGGTGACCTTACCAGAACATTTCCTGTAAGCAAAGCTTTTACTACAAAGCAGAAGGAAATGTACGAAGTAGTTCTGAATGCTTTCAATAATGCCCAGCAGCTTCTAAAACCAGGTGTTCGTTTCAAAGATATTCATCTGAAAGCAGCTCAGCATCTGGTAGAAGGTCTTATTGATCTTGGACTGATGAAAGGAAACGCTGAAGACGCTGTAAAAAACCATGCCCATACCCTGTTTTTCCAGTGTGGTCTGGGTCATATGATGGGATTGGATGTGCATGATATGGAAGATCTTGGTGAGCAGTACATCGGATATACTGAAGAAGAACCCAAAGATACCAAAACATTCGGTCTTAAGTCTTTACGTTTGGGAAAAGCTCTTGAGTCAGGATTCGTAGTTACCGTTGAGCCTGGTATTTATATGATTCCGGAACTGATTGACATGTGGCAGGCAGAAAATAAAAACGCAGACTTTATTAATTATGATAAAGTAAACGAATACCGTAATTTCGGAGGTGTTCGTGTAGAAGATGATTTCCTGGTTACAGACAATGGCTACAGACTCCTTGGAAACGGGCTGATTAAAACCGTAGAAGAAATTGAAAATTACAGAGCTGAACATTTAGCTTAA
- a CDS encoding FAD-binding protein, with protein MEAFKEHGKDFIVSDNLEDLVKRMNELAGNNLLKYDKIKSQIEARDRELDNKFSKDTQINYIRNTRNYLGDKLGRVAAPHKILDPENGPLIAVRLNILTRKTLGGIKTNLNGQVLRDDDSIIEGLFAAGEAAGFGGGGMHGYRALEGTFLGGCIFSGMKAGKYIAGLQ; from the coding sequence GTGGAAGCATTTAAAGAACATGGAAAAGACTTTATTGTATCAGACAATCTGGAAGATCTTGTTAAAAGGATGAATGAACTGGCTGGAAATAACCTTCTGAAATACGATAAAATAAAATCCCAGATCGAAGCCAGGGACAGGGAACTGGATAATAAATTCTCAAAAGATACCCAGATTAATTATATCCGGAATACCCGGAATTATTTAGGAGATAAACTTGGTCGCGTAGCAGCGCCCCATAAAATTTTAGACCCTGAAAACGGACCTTTAATCGCTGTACGCCTGAATATTTTAACCCGTAAAACTTTAGGCGGAATCAAAACGAATCTAAACGGGCAGGTCTTAAGAGATGATGACAGTATTATTGAAGGACTGTTTGCTGCTGGTGAAGCTGCCGGCTTTGGTGGTGGCGGAATGCACGGCTACCGGGCACTGGAAGGAACTTTTTTAGGAGGATGTATTTTCTCCGGAATGAAAGCCGGAAAGTATATCGCAGGACTTCAATAA
- a CDS encoding phosphatase PAP2 family protein: MKKYFQKTLIYVMILSSVIGRINAQNTNDTISVQKPVEDSMITKGAPKSTLNYKSLIIPAAFIAYGVAGLSMKNLKNLNQSTRVEINEHQPAQIKLDNYTQYAPAVMVYGLNAMGIKGKHNLRDRTIIYASSQLIAAAFTMPLKYLVKEERPDGSNTLSFPSGHSATAFSSAQFMFREYKDTNFWLSLSGYPFAVFTAVYRMLNDKHWLGDVVAGAGFGILSTELAYWLFPKIDNVLRGNKSKKTLSSTMVMPFYQNKTVGIGLVKTF, encoded by the coding sequence ATGAAAAAGTACTTTCAAAAAACACTGATTTATGTAATGATTTTGAGTTCAGTCATTGGCAGGATCAACGCCCAGAATACCAATGATACGATATCTGTTCAGAAACCTGTAGAGGACAGTATGATCACCAAAGGTGCCCCAAAAAGCACTTTGAATTATAAAAGCCTGATTATTCCTGCCGCATTCATTGCTTATGGAGTAGCAGGTTTAAGCATGAAAAACCTGAAAAATCTTAATCAATCAACACGGGTTGAAATTAACGAGCATCAGCCTGCACAGATAAAACTGGATAATTATACCCAATACGCTCCGGCAGTAATGGTTTACGGACTTAATGCCATGGGGATAAAAGGAAAACACAATCTGAGAGACCGTACTATTATTTATGCCTCTTCACAACTGATTGCCGCAGCTTTTACCATGCCGTTAAAATATCTGGTAAAAGAAGAAAGGCCTGACGGTTCCAACACTTTATCGTTTCCTTCAGGACATTCTGCTACAGCATTTTCTTCAGCACAGTTTATGTTCAGGGAGTATAAAGACACTAATTTCTGGCTGAGTCTTTCAGGATATCCGTTCGCTGTTTTCACGGCTGTATACAGAATGCTGAATGATAAGCACTGGCTGGGAGATGTTGTGGCAGGAGCCGGATTTGGAATCCTTTCTACAGAACTGGCTTACTGGCTGTTTCCAAAAATTGACAATGTATTGAGAGGAAATAAAAGTAAAAAGACTTTATCATCTACCATGGTTATGCCTTTTTATCAAAATAAAACAGTAGGAATAGGACTGGTGAAAACCTTTTGA
- a CDS encoding SDR family oxidoreductase has product MSSYFDHKVIWITGASSGIGEALVKNLAKNSSARIILSSRKEDQLHSVAEKAGLSIDRYAVIPLDLKNYKDMPDIAKKAAEQFGKIDILINNAGLSQRSLAMETDIEVDKQLIDIDYIGTVALTKAVIPYMIRNKGGQIAVVSSLMGIFGAPMRSGYAGAKHALHGFFDALRAELFNQNIRITIICPGFIQTDISIHAVTGDGSLQGTMDDATKNGMPVNIFAEKMLHAIQKQKKQKVIGGKEVMAVYLKRFFPGLLAKIIRKAKVV; this is encoded by the coding sequence ATGAGCAGTTATTTCGATCATAAAGTCATCTGGATCACCGGAGCATCATCAGGTATTGGAGAAGCTTTGGTAAAAAACCTGGCAAAAAACAGCAGTGCCAGAATCATTCTGTCTTCCAGAAAAGAAGATCAGCTGCATTCCGTGGCTGAAAAAGCAGGATTAAGTATTGACCGGTATGCAGTGATTCCTTTAGACCTCAAAAATTATAAGGATATGCCTGATATTGCAAAAAAAGCTGCAGAACAATTTGGAAAGATTGATATTCTGATTAATAATGCAGGACTGTCACAGCGTTCTCTGGCGATGGAAACGGATATTGAGGTAGATAAGCAACTTATTGATATTGATTATATCGGAACAGTAGCCCTTACGAAAGCAGTTATTCCTTATATGATCAGGAATAAAGGAGGACAGATTGCTGTAGTCTCAAGCCTGATGGGAATATTCGGAGCTCCTATGCGAAGCGGATATGCCGGGGCAAAACATGCGTTACATGGTTTTTTTGATGCCTTAAGGGCAGAATTATTCAATCAGAATATCAGGATTACTATTATCTGTCCTGGATTTATACAAACTGATATTTCTATTCATGCAGTAACCGGAGACGGCTCATTACAAGGGACCATGGATGATGCTACGAAAAACGGAATGCCGGTGAATATTTTTGCAGAAAAAATGCTGCATGCCATTCAAAAGCAGAAAAAACAAAAAGTAATAGGAGGAAAAGAAGTGATGGCTGTCTATCTGAAAAGATTTTTTCCAGGCTTATTGGCAAAAATAATCCGTAAAGCAAAAGTGGTATAA
- a CDS encoding dihydrodipicolinate synthase family protein, with protein MSTKLNWEGIYPAVLTPFTKEGKIDFEMFAINTEAQIKAGVHGIILAGTLGEASALETEEKFELLKYAKKITQERIPVILNLSENTTKNAVNFARKAKELGADGLMLLPPMRYKADNREVTEYFKAVASATDLPILIYNNPVDYGIYVTIEMFEELIEYPTIQAVKESTRDLANVTRMINRFGKRIKILGGVDTICLETLMLGADGLVAGLVDAFPNETMAMYNYVKTGEYDKAVALYRWFMPLLELDIHPKLIQYIKLAATAEGISNPYVRAPRLELQGEEAERIQKIIEEGRANRPVLLIPETQI; from the coding sequence ATGAGTACAAAACTAAACTGGGAAGGTATTTATCCTGCAGTATTAACTCCTTTTACAAAAGAAGGAAAGATTGATTTTGAAATGTTTGCTATTAATACAGAAGCTCAGATTAAAGCAGGCGTTCACGGGATTATCCTTGCAGGAACATTAGGGGAAGCCAGTGCTTTGGAAACAGAAGAAAAATTTGAGCTGCTGAAATATGCAAAAAAAATAACACAGGAAAGAATTCCTGTCATTCTTAATCTATCTGAAAATACCACCAAAAATGCAGTCAACTTTGCCAGGAAAGCAAAAGAACTGGGTGCAGACGGTCTGATGCTGCTTCCGCCAATGCGTTACAAAGCCGATAACCGTGAAGTGACCGAATATTTTAAAGCAGTGGCTTCCGCTACAGATCTTCCGATCCTTATTTATAATAATCCTGTAGATTACGGAATTTATGTTACCATTGAAATGTTTGAGGAGCTTATTGAATATCCCACTATTCAGGCTGTTAAAGAATCTACAAGAGATCTGGCGAATGTAACCAGAATGATCAACCGTTTTGGAAAAAGGATCAAAATTCTTGGAGGCGTAGATACGATTTGTCTGGAAACCCTGATGCTTGGAGCAGACGGTCTTGTGGCAGGCCTTGTAGACGCCTTTCCCAACGAAACCATGGCGATGTACAATTATGTTAAAACAGGCGAATATGACAAAGCTGTAGCCCTCTACAGATGGTTTATGCCATTACTTGAGCTTGACATTCACCCTAAACTTATTCAGTATATCAAACTGGCTGCAACAGCAGAAGGGATAAGCAATCCGTATGTGAGAGCACCACGTCTTGAACTTCAAGGAGAAGAAGCAGAAAGAATTCAAAAAATTATTGAAGAAGGCAGAGCAAATCGTCCGGTATTATTAATTCCAGAAACACAGATATGA
- a CDS encoding DNA-3-methyladenine glycosylase, whose product MKLPRSYYSNPDVLFLAKDLLGKVLFTEIDRETTAGIIVETEAYFGVKDKASHAYGGRRTDRTETLYSHGGVSYVYLCYGIHHLFNVVTSVEDEPHAVLIRAVEPLIGKEIMELRRNMPASKPSISAGPGSAAKALGIDRSFNRKKLTENEIWIEDHGIAYRPDEIIAGPRIGVAYTEEDALLPWRFFVKGNKYVSKPNKV is encoded by the coding sequence ATGAAACTACCACGCTCCTATTATTCCAATCCGGATGTTCTTTTTTTGGCTAAGGATCTTTTAGGAAAAGTACTTTTTACTGAAATCGACAGGGAAACTACAGCGGGAATCATTGTAGAAACCGAAGCCTATTTCGGAGTTAAAGATAAAGCTTCTCATGCCTATGGAGGCAGGCGCACAGACCGTACCGAAACGTTATACAGCCATGGTGGAGTTTCCTATGTTTATTTATGTTACGGTATTCATCACCTTTTCAATGTGGTGACTTCTGTTGAAGATGAGCCTCATGCCGTTCTCATAAGAGCTGTTGAGCCTTTGATCGGTAAAGAAATTATGGAACTCAGGAGAAATATGCCGGCTTCTAAACCTTCTATTTCCGCGGGACCAGGATCTGCAGCCAAAGCTTTAGGAATTGACCGTTCATTTAACAGAAAAAAATTAACGGAAAATGAAATCTGGATTGAAGATCACGGCATTGCGTATCGACCGGATGAAATCATCGCAGGACCACGTATAGGTGTTGCTTATACAGAGGAAGACGCACTTTTACCGTGGCGTTTCTTTGTAAAAGGAAATAAGTATGTGAGCAAACCGAATAAGGTATAA
- a CDS encoding S9 family peptidase has product MKNIKKITAIALYFLCLSPLAAQKTQWTPDGNAYYSFTKKGVEIVDVLHPGKDQTLLSSNELIPAGSSEALKVQSFQVSPDGKSLLLFANTKKVWRDNTRGDYWIFDKNTKKLTQLGKGLPASSLMFAKYSPDGKKVAYVSKHNIYIEDLSNNQQTKITSDGTDGMINGTFDWVYEEEFGTQDGFRWSPDGNKIAYWKLDARGTKNFLMINNTDSLYSFTIPVEYPKAGENPSGCSIWFYDLASGSTKKADISGDEVQHYIPRMEWVLDSKSVILQQLNRKQNQSKIIVADADSGNSKTIYTETDAAWIDIKSRWNDNDPSGWDWIDNGKEFLWLSEKDGWRHIYKIDMNGKETLITKDAFDVIKPEFFDIQNKQIYFLASPNNATQKYLYKVSMKGGKAQKVTPETYTGSNEYTISPNGKIAMFTNDNVNTISIGSVVSLPEHKELVAAKRSAKADPAIAKAEFFQVTTQDGVTLDGWVVKPKNFDPNKKYPIVFTVYGEPAMQTVTDSFYTGWNGLYTGNMAEDGYLYVSLENRGTPAPKGREWRKSIYRKIGQLNIRDQAMGAKALFAKWPYIDTSRVAVWGWSGGGSSTLNLLGQYPDIYQTGIAIAPVANQLFYDNIYQERYMGLPQENREDFVNGSPLAYAKNLKGNLLLVHGTGDDNVHYQNTEVYINELVKYNKQFQLMSYPNRTHSIDEGEGTSLHLATLFTKFLKEHCPPGAK; this is encoded by the coding sequence ATGAAGAACATAAAAAAAATAACAGCCATTGCATTGTATTTTCTGTGTTTATCACCATTGGCAGCACAGAAAACACAATGGACTCCGGATGGCAATGCATATTATTCATTTACTAAAAAAGGGGTTGAAATTGTGGATGTGCTGCATCCCGGAAAAGACCAGACACTTTTAAGCAGCAATGAACTGATTCCTGCAGGAAGTTCTGAAGCATTGAAGGTACAAAGCTTTCAGGTTTCTCCGGATGGAAAAAGCTTATTGCTTTTTGCCAATACAAAGAAAGTATGGAGAGATAATACCCGCGGTGACTACTGGATTTTTGACAAAAATACCAAAAAGCTTACCCAGCTTGGAAAAGGCTTGCCGGCTTCTTCATTAATGTTTGCAAAATATTCACCGGACGGTAAAAAAGTAGCCTATGTATCTAAGCATAATATTTATATCGAAGATCTTTCAAACAATCAGCAGACAAAGATCACTTCGGATGGTACGGATGGAATGATCAACGGTACCTTCGATTGGGTATATGAAGAGGAATTTGGAACCCAGGATGGTTTCAGATGGTCCCCGGACGGTAACAAAATTGCTTACTGGAAACTGGACGCAAGAGGGACAAAAAACTTCCTGATGATTAATAATACCGATAGTCTGTACTCATTTACTATTCCTGTAGAATACCCGAAAGCTGGTGAAAATCCTTCCGGATGCAGTATCTGGTTTTATGATCTTGCTTCAGGATCTACCAAGAAAGCTGATATTTCAGGAGATGAGGTACAGCATTATATTCCGAGAATGGAATGGGTTCTGGATTCTAAATCTGTTATTCTGCAGCAGTTGAACAGAAAACAGAATCAAAGTAAAATTATCGTGGCAGATGCAGATTCCGGAAACAGTAAAACGATTTACACGGAAACAGATGCAGCATGGATTGATATAAAATCCCGCTGGAATGATAATGATCCGAGTGGATGGGACTGGATTGATAATGGAAAAGAATTTTTATGGCTTTCTGAAAAGGACGGATGGAGACATATTTATAAAATAGATATGAACGGTAAAGAAACATTAATTACAAAAGATGCATTTGATGTTATAAAGCCGGAATTTTTTGATATTCAGAATAAGCAGATCTATTTTTTGGCGTCACCCAACAATGCCACACAGAAATATCTGTATAAAGTAAGCATGAAGGGAGGAAAAGCACAAAAAGTAACTCCTGAAACCTATACGGGTTCTAATGAATACACGATTTCCCCTAACGGAAAGATCGCAATGTTTACCAATGATAACGTCAATACCATTTCAATAGGTTCCGTAGTATCTCTCCCGGAACATAAGGAATTGGTAGCTGCCAAAAGATCCGCAAAAGCAGATCCGGCGATAGCAAAAGCAGAATTTTTCCAGGTTACCACACAGGACGGAGTTACATTGGACGGATGGGTAGTAAAACCTAAAAACTTCGATCCCAATAAAAAATACCCTATTGTTTTTACCGTATATGGAGAACCTGCAATGCAGACGGTAACAGACAGTTTCTACACAGGCTGGAATGGATTATACACAGGGAATATGGCTGAAGACGGCTATTTATATGTTTCTCTTGAAAACCGTGGAACTCCTGCACCAAAAGGGCGTGAATGGAGAAAATCAATTTACCGTAAAATAGGACAGCTGAATATCCGTGATCAGGCAATGGGAGCTAAAGCATTATTTGCAAAATGGCCTTATATTGATACGTCAAGAGTTGCCGTATGGGGCTGGAGCGGCGGAGGCTCTTCTACCCTGAACCTTTTAGGACAATATCCTGATATATACCAGACGGGAATTGCGATTGCTCCGGTTGCCAATCAGTTATTCTATGATAATATCTACCAGGAGCGCTATATGGGGCTTCCTCAGGAGAACAGAGAAGACTTTGTTAATGGTTCCCCGCTCGCTTATGCTAAAAATTTAAAAGGAAACCTTTTACTGGTTCACGGTACAGGTGATGATAATGTACATTACCAGAATACAGAAGTGTATATCAACGAGTTGGTAAAGTATAATAAACAGTTTCAGCTGATGTCTTATCCTAACCGTACCCACTCTATTGATGAGGGTGAAGGAACATCACTGCATCTTGCCACCCTGTTTACAAAATTTCTGAAAGAACACTGCCCTCCGGGAGCAAAATAA
- a CDS encoding FAD-binding dehydrogenase translates to MEETFRPDAIIIGAGLAGLTAAMEITNAGKKVLLLDQETEQNIGGQAFWSFGGLFLINSPQQRRMGIKDSYELALQDWKGTAGFDRPEDYWPRQWAEAYLKFAAGEKYQYISKLGIKLMFMVGWAERGDGSATGHGNSVPRFHVSWGTGTGVVKPFVEKAYKAKDKGLLQMKFRHRVTEFITENGKIKGLKGDILEDDHKERGAATNRNVISSFEYTAPNVIIASGGIGANHELVRKNWPERLGKAPENMVCGVPAYVDGKMIGIAESAGAHIINPDRMWHYTEGLQNWDPIWPNHGIRILPGPSSLWFDAKGKRLPAPFLPGFDTLGTLKYIQETGFSYSWFILTQKIIKKEFALSGSEQNPDITNKDYPLFLKRIFGKKHRVQWKHLKNMEKTLLYQTIWKILLKG, encoded by the coding sequence ATGGAAGAAACATTCCGGCCTGATGCCATTATCATTGGTGCAGGACTCGCAGGACTTACTGCTGCGATGGAAATTACCAATGCCGGAAAAAAAGTACTGCTCCTGGACCAGGAAACCGAGCAGAATATCGGAGGACAGGCTTTCTGGTCATTCGGAGGGCTTTTTCTGATCAATTCACCCCAGCAAAGAAGAATGGGAATCAAAGACTCTTATGAGCTGGCTTTACAGGACTGGAAAGGAACCGCCGGTTTTGACCGTCCGGAAGATTATTGGCCGCGCCAATGGGCGGAAGCTTACCTGAAATTTGCTGCCGGTGAAAAGTATCAATACATTTCTAAACTTGGGATCAAGCTGATGTTTATGGTAGGCTGGGCAGAGCGTGGTGATGGTTCGGCAACAGGTCATGGGAATTCGGTGCCCCGTTTTCATGTGAGCTGGGGAACCGGTACAGGTGTTGTAAAGCCTTTTGTAGAGAAGGCTTATAAAGCTAAGGATAAAGGTTTGCTGCAGATGAAATTCAGACACAGGGTAACGGAATTTATAACAGAAAACGGAAAGATAAAAGGGCTGAAAGGAGATATTCTGGAAGATGATCATAAAGAAAGAGGTGCTGCTACCAATAGAAATGTAATTTCATCATTTGAATATACTGCCCCGAATGTTATTATTGCTTCAGGAGGAATTGGAGCCAATCATGAGCTGGTAAGGAAAAACTGGCCTGAACGGCTTGGAAAAGCCCCTGAAAATATGGTTTGCGGGGTTCCTGCTTATGTAGATGGTAAAATGATTGGTATTGCAGAAAGTGCAGGCGCCCATATCATTAATCCTGACAGGATGTGGCATTATACAGAAGGTTTGCAAAACTGGGATCCTATCTGGCCGAATCATGGAATCAGAATATTACCGGGGCCTTCATCTTTATGGTTTGATGCAAAAGGCAAACGCCTGCCTGCTCCCTTTCTTCCGGGATTTGATACATTGGGAACATTAAAATACATACAGGAAACCGGCTTTTCCTATTCGTGGTTTATCCTGACCCAGAAGATTATCAAAAAAGAGTTTGCGCTTTCGGGCTCAGAACAGAATCCTGATATTACCAATAAAGATTATCCTCTTTTTCTGAAAAGGATCTTTGGTAAAAAGCACCGGGTCCAGTGGAAGCATTTAAAGAACATGGAAAAGACTTTATTGTATCAGACAATCTGGAAGATCTTGTTAAAAGGATGA